The sequence below is a genomic window from Methanocalculus natronophilus.
CGTGGAAAGGTCCGGGAGCTGGCAGAACTGGCAGAAGCCGGCATTACCGGCTCGATCTTTCATATCGACCGGCTTTCGGATTTCCTGGCAGGAAAACCCCACGGCGGTACCGATATCGTGAGGGCAGAGAGATGACCCGGCCTGACCAGACCCGGTCACGAAAGCTTGACCATCTCCGGATCTGCAGCAGCGAGCTGATCGAGGCGGGATCAAGTGGCTTTGCCGATGTCAGGATCGTCCATAATGCACTCCCCGAATGCGCTATGGACGAGATCGATCTCTCCTGCCGCCTCCTTGGCCATACGCTCTCGTCCCCGCTCTTCATAGCCGCAATGACCGGCGGCCACCCGGAGACGACCGAGGTGAACCGCCGCCTCGGACGTGCAGCTGAGGTCTTTGGGTGTGCTATCGGTGTCGGATCCCAGCGGGCGGCACTTGAGCATGACGAACTCGCCGCATCATTTGCGGTTGTCAGGGAAGAAGCGCCGACTGCGTTTATTGCGGCAAATATCGGGGCCGTCCAGCTCCGCGACCATGGGGTTGCATGGGCAGATAAGGCAGTCTCAATGATTGATGCCGATGCAGTTGCAATCCACCTGAATTTCCTGCAGGAAGCGATCCAGCCCGAAGGGGATCGTGATGCCAGAGGATGCCTGGGTGCAATCGAAGAGCTCTGTTCCGAAGTCTCGTACCCGGTGATCATCAAGGAGACGGGATCGGGCATCTCGCGGGAGACTGCCCGCCTCCTCTGGAATGCCGGTGTGCAGGCGATCGATGTCGGCGGCCATGGCGGCACCTCGTGGGCACGTGTCGAAGGGATCCGGGGCAGGGAGAGCGGCCGGGATCTCTTCCACCGTCTCGGCGAGGACTTCGTTGACTGGGGGATACCAACCGTGGTCTCTCTCCTCGAAGCCAGGGAGACAGGCGGTCCCGTGATTGCAACAGGCGGTGTCAGAGACGGCATTGACATCGCAAAGGCTCTCGCACTCGGTGCGGATATGGCAGGGATGGCGCTCCCGCTGCTCGCACCTGCAATAGAGAGCGATTCGGCACTATTAACAGCCATCGGGGATATTCACAGCCAGTTGAAAGCAGCGATGTTTCTCTCAGGGGCAGCAACGATCCGCGATATGCGGAACGTCAGGACGTATGTTACCGGAGAAACTCGTGATATGATACAGAAATACGAAATTGAGGAGAAAAAATGGAGATAGAAATAATCGCCGTAGGCGGATACGATGAAGTCGGTCGGAACATGACCGCGGTCCGGTGCGGCAAGGATATCGTGATATTCGATATGGGGCTTCGGCTTGATCGGATTATGATCCACGAGGATGCCGAGGTCGAAAATATGCATTCGCTCGACCTGATCCAGATGAAAGCAATCCCGGATGATACCGTGATGAACGGCATCGAAGGGACAGTCCGGGCAATCGTCTGTACACACGGGCACCTTGACCATATCGGGGCGCTTCCAAAGCTTGCCCACCGGTATAATGCCCCCATCATATCAACACCATACACAACAGAACTGATACGCCAGCAGATCGCCGGAGAACAGAAGTTCGGGGTGAACAACAAACTTTTTGCACTGAAGTCGGGGGGGAAATACACCATCTCCCAGCACCTGACCCTTGAGTTTGTCAGGACCCAGCACTCGATCATCGATACGGTAATGGCGGTGCTTCACACACCCCATGGTGCGGTGATCTATGCAAACGACTTCAAGTTTGACCGGACACCAGTTATCGGAGAACCACCGGACTTCCGGCGCCTCACCCAGATCGGCAAGGAAGGAGTGCTTGCCCTCATCACCGAATGCGTGAATATCGAATCAAACGGACGGGCACCGAGTGAGCGGATCGCCCGGGATCTCGTCCGCGATACCATCACGAGTTTCGAAGATGACAAAAACGCCATCATCGTGACGACATTCTCCTCCCATGTCGCCCGTCTGAAGACGATCACCGAGTGCGCGTACGAGATCGGGAGAAAGCCGGTTTTGCTTGGTCGATCGATGGAGCGGTACTCAACAACCGCAGAGCAGATGAAGCTGGTTGCATTCCCGAAAACCACCTCGGTTTTTGGGAACAGGAGGACTGTGGACCGGGTGTTCCGTCGTATGATGAAGGAAGGAAAAGAGAAGTTCGTCCCGGTGATCACCGGTCACCAGGGCGAACCGGGTTCGGTCCTGACACGGATAGGTGCCGGGGATACGCCATACCGGCTTGAGAAGGGTGATAAAGTCCTCTTCTCGGCCAAGGTGATCCCAAACCCGATGAACTTCGGCCAGCGGTACCTCACCGAGACCAGGCTGAAGATGGCAGGTGCACGGATCTTTGATGAACTGCATGTCACCGGCCACGCATACCGCGAGGATCATTACGAGTTTATCCATATGCTGAACCCGGAGCATATCATCCCGTCGCACGGAGATCTCCAGATGACAGCTGCGTATGCGGATTTTGCTGCTGAGATGGGGTATACGCTCCATAAGGATGTGCACCTCCTCCACAACGGCCAGCGGCTTCAATTAAAGAAATAAGATGAGGAAACAACCATGGATCTGAAAGAATACCTTGAATCTGTCCAGGATATCGTTGATAAGACATTATTCCGCTTCTTCGGGGACGCTCCCGGCGACCTGAACAAGGCGAGTGCGCACCTGCTTCTGGCAGGGGGAAAGCGGCTCCGGCCTGCAATGGTGATGCTGGCAGCAGATGCAGTCCGGAAGGGAGCATCTGACCAGGTCTTCCCCGCAGCACTTGCACTTGAAGTGACCCATACCTTCACACTCGTTCATGACGATTTCATGGACAACGACTCGCTGAGGCGGGGTGTTCCAACAGTTCATTCCGTCTGGGATGAAGCAACCGCGATCCTGGCAGGAGATGTCCTCTATGCCCGGGCATTTGAGCTGATCACCAAAGCTGAAGCAGACATGGATGCCCGTGTCCGTGCGATATCGATGCTCGCAAAAGCCTGTGAGGAGATCTGTAAAGGCCAGTTTGAGGATATGGCGTTTGAGAAGCAGACAGACGTGAGCCGTGGCGATTACCTTGATATGGTCAGGAAGAAGACCGGGGCGCTCTATGCTGCTGCTGCCGGAATCGGATCCATTCTTGCAGGCGGTACCCCCATCCAGTCCGAGGCGCTCTACAACCTCGGTATGACCACAGGTATCGGGTTCCAGATCCAGGATGATATAATCGATCTGATGGCTCCGAAGGGAACGAGCGGAAAAGACCGGGCATCAGATCTCCAGTCCGGAAAGCAGACCCTGATTGCAATTGTCGCTGCAGAGAAAGGAATTGATCTCTCACCATACAAGAAGGACTTAACCGATGATGAGATCGATTCGGTGATCCGGGAGCTTGAGGAAGCAGGAGTCATCACCGAGGTCCGGGAAATCGCGCTTGATCTTGTCAAGCAGGCAAAAGAAGGGCTTTCCGTCCTGCCTGAGTCCGAAGAGAAACAACTGATCATCGAGATGGTTGATTTCTTCGTGACCCGGGGGTCCTGAGATGGAGGATCGGATCAAGACGATCCTCGAAGCATATGCACTCCAGAATGCGGTTAAACACGCCAATATCCCACGTGCGGGCGCAGTGATCGGCGCGGTGCTCGGTGTTCATCCTGAGCTTCGGAAGAGAGCAAAAGAGCTGAACGAAACAATTGGTTCTGTCCTTGACGGGGTTGCGGCTCTCTCTCATGAGGAGCGGGAGGAGCGGCTCCTCGCCATTGCCCCGGAACTCTCTGCATCGATCCACCAGAAGAGGGAGCGGTCAACCGAACTCCCACCCCTGCCCGATGGAGAGCGCGGGGTTGTGATGCGGTTTGCACCCAATCCTTCGGGGCCGCTTCATCTTGGCCATGCCCGTGCATCAGTTCTCAATGACGCCTATATCAGGCGCTATGGTGGAGACTACATCTACCGGATAGAAGATACCGATCCAAAGCGGATCGACCCGGATGCGTATACGATGGTGCAGGAGGATCTCGAGTGGCTCGGGGTCGGAATCTCTGACATCGTCTACCAGAGCGACCGGCTTGAGATCTACTATGCATATGCAAAGGAACTGATCGCACTTGGAGGGGCGTATGTCTGCACCTGCGAGGCGGAGCGGTTCCGTGAACTGAAGCTTGCCAAAAAGGCATGTCCGTGCCGTGATCTCGCTGTGGAAGAGCAGATGGAACGGTATGCGGGCATGTTCGATGGACGGTATGCCGAGGGGGAGGTAACAGTCAGGATCCGAACCGAGATCGATCATCCTGACCCGGCGATCCGGGATTTCTCTGCGATGCGGATCGTCACCTCCACAATACATCCGCGTGTCGATGCAACAGTCTATCCGCTGATGAACTTCTCAGTGGCAATTGATGACCATCTCCTCGGGATGACGCACGTGATCCGCGGAAAGGATCATATCGCAAACACCCGCCGCCAGAAGTATATCTTTGATTATTTCGGGTGGAAACAGCCGCATTATCTCCATTATGGACGGATGTCCATCGAAGGGCTTGTCCTCTCGACCTCCTCGATGCACGAGGGGATACGTAACGGCACATATTCTGGTTGGGACGATATCAGGCTTGGGACACTCCGTGCACTTGCCCGCCGCGGAATCCGGCCTGAGGCTGTCCAGGCGGTGATCACCGAGATAGGTATCGGGGAGACCGATATCTCGTTCTCGTGGGATAACCTCTTTGCAAAGAACCGCGACCTGATTGACCGCGAATCAAACCGGTACTTCTTTGTCCGGGATCCGGTCTCCATCCGGGTAGAGGGGGCACCTGAGCAGGTTGCAGAAGCTCCCCGGTACCCGGGTGACAGCGAGCGGGGGTTCCGGAAGCTCAGGTTTACGTCTGAGATCCTTATCCCGGGTGAAGAGGTTGAAGCAGGGAAGCTGATACGGATAAAGGATCTCTTCAATATCCGCGTGACAGGAGAGGGGACAGCCGGATATGCAGGGGATTCGCTGGCTGATGCAAGAGCTGCAAAAGCACCGATCATCCAGTGGCTGCCCCGGGAAGCGGCTATACCCTGCACAGTCCTGACCCCTGAGGGGCCGGTTACCGGGTATTGCGAGGAGGAGTGCAGGCAGTACCAGGGCAGAACCGTTCAGTTCGAGAGGTTTGGGTTTGTCCGTATCGATTCGGTTGATGAGGGGAAGGTAGTTGCATACTTCACCCACCGATAACATACTCTTTTTTCCATGACCGGTGAACCCATCCATCGTCTGCAGGAGGCAAATGCCGGGAGGGCTGAGGCACTCCATGCGCTCCGTCACCTGCCGCTCAAGATCAGGCAGGGACTCACCTCCGGCGAGTATGAGATCCGGAGACGATCCGAGGGGAGGTTCTTTGAGGCGATCATCTATGAACTCCTGCGATCGGTTGCTGCAGCGCACGGGGGAATCGCGCGGCTCGCTGCATGGGGCGCAGATGCGCCGCCGCCATCAAAGACAAAACAAGGGATCCGCTACTCCCGGGACGGGGGGATCCGGATCTGTTCTGCCGGTGCGCTGGCAGCCGAGATCGACCTCCTCTTTGCAGATACCGAGGGCAGGATCTATTTTGGCGAGGCAGCAACAACGCATCCCCCACCAGCTTTGTTCCGTGCCGAGGTGGAGAGAAAACGGGCCCTCATCCGGGAGCTTGCAGGAGAGCAGCCAGTTCACTTCCTCTATATCTCACCAACGCAGCCACCTGGGGGGTTTGCCCCGCTCTTTACAGGTGGGGGAAGCGCACTTGTGCGGCCGGACCTGCTCTGCTGCATCCGGGAGATTGCGGATGTGGCTGGATCTCCCCGCAGGAGGAGGCAACTCCCCCATGACCGGGTTGTTGACGGCAGTGTCTTCTTCCAGTCACCTGCAGCAGGCGGTGGTTATATCCAGCGCTTTTTCCGGAAATAAAAAAGCATCATGATCGAGACGGCAAACATAAGAAGGAGCGTTGCCGGATAGCCGATCGTGAGTTCCAGTTCGGGCATGTAGGCGAAGTTCATGCCATATACACCTGCGATGAAGGTGAGAGGGATGAAGATAGTTGCGATGATCGTGAGGACCTTCATCACCTCGTTCATCCGGTAGGAGATGGTCGAGAGATAGAGATCAAGCATCCCGGCGGTGAGATCCCGGAGGGTTTCAACGGCATCAATGACCTGGATGGTGTGATCATAAACATCACGGAGGTAGATTCCGATCTTTTGGGATACCAGGGAGGATTCAGTCCGCTGGAGTGCAGAAAGAACCTCCCTTTGAGGCCAGATCGCTTTTCTGAGTGCGATAAGATCACGTTTGAGACGGCGGATCATCACGATGGAGTCGGGATCAGGATGCTGGATGAGTGTATCTTCCAGCACCTCGATCTCTTCTCCAAGCAGTTCCAGGACCTCGAAATATTCATCGACTATAGTATCGATCAGGGCATAACAGAGGAAGTCAGGTCCTGCTTTTGTGATCTTTCCCCGTGACCGGATCCGTTTCCTGACAGGATCAAAGATATCGCCTGGTTTTTCAAGGAATGTCAAAAGACAGGTCTCAGTGATGATCAGCGCTACCTGCCGCGAACCGATCTCACCACCGCTCCGGGAGATCATCCGCTGGATGATGAAGATGTAGTCGGGATATTCTTCGAATTTTGGCCGCTGGGTGGAGTTCATCAGGTCTTCAAGTGTCAGCGGATGGATGCCGAAGAGATCACCAATCATCCGGACGACATCTGTGTCATGAATACCGTCGACAGCGATCCAGGTGGTGGAGGTTGAGGTGCGGTACCTGCTGATGATCTCCGGATCCCGTGTGCAGAGTTCGGTCAGGTTACCATCTGGATCATAGTCCATCACTGTGATCGTGACGGGATCGTCTGTCGGCTCGCCGATATGGACAAGACTTCCGGGCGGAAGACCAGCTTTCTGTGAGATTTTTTTGAATTGTGTCAGGAACATGGCAGGCACCCTCCGGGTGCAGGATCGATTATACCTCGCTGATCCCGCTGATATATGCCACTCCAATTTTGCCCCGTCTCAGTCGTGTGGAGCCCAGGAGATGGCGCATCTCCGCAACCTCTGCCTCCTCAAGGAGTGTCTGGATCAGCTTCTCAAGGCTTGCGTTTTTGTCCCAGGGGACGCCGCGGAAGATAACACCGTGGTTATGGAGTTTCAGATCGGCATTACCTGTGTGTGAGGGATGTATGTAGGCAAGTGAATGGAGCGCGACAGGATCATAGGAGGAGAGATCGGTTGTCGTATCCACCCCGACACCAAACGAGATCAGGGTGTCGCCCGTGTGCAGGGGATCGGTGTTGACAGTGCACCAGTCACCAATTACATCTTCATCCATGATCGTTCCTTTCAGCTCGCCTGCATACTCCCTGAGGGGTGCCCGGATGATGGCTGATCCGGTGACACCTGCCGAGACCCCCGCAATCGATACGGCGACAACACCCTTGAAGTCCTTCCGCCTGGCCTTTGCAAACGAGAAGATCCGGCGGTAGAGATCGTCAAGCGCAATACCATCAGGGTCATCGGCATCAAAGGAGATGTACTCGTGGAACGGCCCTTCAAGCGTGACATTGAATGCAGCATAGACCGGGATACCTGGATCGTCACCGACCGGTGCAAGGAAGTCCGGCGTGTCGTTTCCATCGGTCGGGAGCCAGACCATCGAGCCGTGGAGCATGATCATCTCCCCGAGCAGCGGGAGAGCCGAGGTGGGATCCGGGCTCAGTGCCCCAAGCCCTATTGAGTATTTGACGTCTGTAAACGAGGTCAAAGCGAGATCTTCCAGGGTGATCCGGGAACGGAGGAGGTTCTCAAGGCTCCCGATCACCTTCAGGCGGGCGGGATCTGTTCCGGCCCGTTCAATCTGGTACTGGACACCATCGTGCTTCACCGACGGGGTCGTGAGTTCGTCGATTAAGGAGAGGGCGATCCCGCCCTTCCCAGAGATCCTGACTGCCTCTTCGACAGTCGGAGTAATGGAGAAGATCGAATGAAAGCCTGCCATCTTCAGGACTTTGAGGGGGTACTCCTGCACACCGGCAAGCGCCATGACTCCGCCACGCCGTTTCACCTCCTTTGAGAGCGTCAGGAGGGAACGGATTCCGGCACTTGAGAGGTATGCAACTGCTGTCATGTCAAGTGCGGCAGATGTGTCATCATCATGGAACGCTGACCTGACCACCTCCTCAAGGATGCCTGCTCCATGGCCGTCCAGCCGCCCTTCGAGTGTAAAGACCAGCACACCTTCGTTTCGTGAGACATCTACATGCATCATTATCAAGGTAGCTTGGAGAAGAGAAGATAAAAAGCTCGCCTTCACTTTCACCCCCCGGCCATTGATCATCAATACCAGAACCTCACAGATAGTGGGGTATGGAGCTCCGGGTTTCACCATATATCATCCTCCGGACAGGGACATTTGCAGCAGTTTCCGCACCAATAGACGATATTGTCGCCTTTTTTGCCGGGCGGCCCGAGCTGAAGCGGTACCTTGTCCTCTATATCTCGGGGAACGGGTCCCGCCTCCTCACCCGGGTCGGCGACCGGACCGCAACCTTTGATGTGCGGCGGGCATTCACCGCACACCAGCTCCTCACCATCCTCCGTGATGCGGGCCATACGATCGTCTTCATCGAGCATGATCCAACCCTCTTTGCTGATGCAGGTGGAGGGGTGCTGGCAGCAGTTGGCCAGACGATGGCAGAGTGCGCGGCGGGATCGATTGTGATCCTGTACACACCCGTGCCCGATCGATCGTTTGGGGTGCTTGCCGGGTACGCCGGCCAGATCATCACCATGGGCGAATCGCAGCAGAAGGATGCTGA
It includes:
- a CDS encoding polyprenyl synthetase family protein, with protein sequence MDLKEYLESVQDIVDKTLFRFFGDAPGDLNKASAHLLLAGGKRLRPAMVMLAADAVRKGASDQVFPAALALEVTHTFTLVHDDFMDNDSLRRGVPTVHSVWDEATAILAGDVLYARAFELITKAEADMDARVRAISMLAKACEEICKGQFEDMAFEKQTDVSRGDYLDMVRKKTGALYAAAAGIGSILAGGTPIQSEALYNLGMTTGIGFQIQDDIIDLMAPKGTSGKDRASDLQSGKQTLIAIVAAEKGIDLSPYKKDLTDDEIDSVIRELEEAGVITEVREIALDLVKQAKEGLSVLPESEEKQLIIEMVDFFVTRGS
- a CDS encoding STAS domain-containing protein, with protein sequence MMHVDVSRNEGVLVFTLEGRLDGHGAGILEEVVRSAFHDDDTSAALDMTAVAYLSSAGIRSLLTLSKEVKRRGGVMALAGVQEYPLKVLKMAGFHSIFSITPTVEEAVRISGKGGIALSLIDELTTPSVKHDGVQYQIERAGTDPARLKVIGSLENLLRSRITLEDLALTSFTDVKYSIGLGALSPDPTSALPLLGEMIMLHGSMVWLPTDGNDTPDFLAPVGDDPGIPVYAAFNVTLEGPFHEYISFDADDPDGIALDDLYRRIFSFAKARRKDFKGVVAVSIAGVSAGVTGSAIIRAPLREYAGELKGTIMDEDVIGDWCTVNTDPLHTGDTLISFGVGVDTTTDLSSYDPVALHSLAYIHPSHTGNADLKLHNHGVIFRGVPWDKNASLEKLIQTLLEEAEVAEMRHLLGSTRLRRGKIGVAYISGISEV
- a CDS encoding glutamate--tRNA ligase, which encodes MEDRIKTILEAYALQNAVKHANIPRAGAVIGAVLGVHPELRKRAKELNETIGSVLDGVAALSHEEREERLLAIAPELSASIHQKRERSTELPPLPDGERGVVMRFAPNPSGPLHLGHARASVLNDAYIRRYGGDYIYRIEDTDPKRIDPDAYTMVQEDLEWLGVGISDIVYQSDRLEIYYAYAKELIALGGAYVCTCEAERFRELKLAKKACPCRDLAVEEQMERYAGMFDGRYAEGEVTVRIRTEIDHPDPAIRDFSAMRIVTSTIHPRVDATVYPLMNFSVAIDDHLLGMTHVIRGKDHIANTRRQKYIFDYFGWKQPHYLHYGRMSIEGLVLSTSSMHEGIRNGTYSGWDDIRLGTLRALARRGIRPEAVQAVITEIGIGETDISFSWDNLFAKNRDLIDRESNRYFFVRDPVSIRVEGAPEQVAEAPRYPGDSERGFRKLRFTSEILIPGEEVEAGKLIRIKDLFNIRVTGEGTAGYAGDSLADARAAKAPIIQWLPREAAIPCTVLTPEGPVTGYCEEECRQYQGRTVQFERFGFVRIDSVDEGKVVAYFTHR
- the fni gene encoding type 2 isopentenyl-diphosphate Delta-isomerase, whose translation is MTRPDQTRSRKLDHLRICSSELIEAGSSGFADVRIVHNALPECAMDEIDLSCRLLGHTLSSPLFIAAMTGGHPETTEVNRRLGRAAEVFGCAIGVGSQRAALEHDELAASFAVVREEAPTAFIAANIGAVQLRDHGVAWADKAVSMIDADAVAIHLNFLQEAIQPEGDRDARGCLGAIEELCSEVSYPVIIKETGSGISRETARLLWNAGVQAIDVGGHGGTSWARVEGIRGRESGRDLFHRLGEDFVDWGIPTVVSLLEARETGGPVIATGGVRDGIDIAKALALGADMAGMALPLLAPAIESDSALLTAIGDIHSQLKAAMFLSGAATIRDMRNVRTYVTGETRDMIQKYEIEEKKWR
- a CDS encoding RNase J family beta-CASP ribonuclease: MEIEIIAVGGYDEVGRNMTAVRCGKDIVIFDMGLRLDRIMIHEDAEVENMHSLDLIQMKAIPDDTVMNGIEGTVRAIVCTHGHLDHIGALPKLAHRYNAPIISTPYTTELIRQQIAGEQKFGVNNKLFALKSGGKYTISQHLTLEFVRTQHSIIDTVMAVLHTPHGAVIYANDFKFDRTPVIGEPPDFRRLTQIGKEGVLALITECVNIESNGRAPSERIARDLVRDTITSFEDDKNAIIVTTFSSHVARLKTITECAYEIGRKPVLLGRSMERYSTTAEQMKLVAFPKTTSVFGNRRTVDRVFRRMMKEGKEKFVPVITGHQGEPGSVLTRIGAGDTPYRLEKGDKVLFSAKVIPNPMNFGQRYLTETRLKMAGARIFDELHVTGHAYREDHYEFIHMLNPEHIIPSHGDLQMTAAYADFAAEMGYTLHKDVHLLHNGQRLQLKK
- the corA gene encoding magnesium/cobalt transporter CorA, yielding MFLTQFKKISQKAGLPPGSLVHIGEPTDDPVTITVMDYDPDGNLTELCTRDPEIISRYRTSTSTTWIAVDGIHDTDVVRMIGDLFGIHPLTLEDLMNSTQRPKFEEYPDYIFIIQRMISRSGGEIGSRQVALIITETCLLTFLEKPGDIFDPVRKRIRSRGKITKAGPDFLCYALIDTIVDEYFEVLELLGEEIEVLEDTLIQHPDPDSIVMIRRLKRDLIALRKAIWPQREVLSALQRTESSLVSQKIGIYLRDVYDHTIQVIDAVETLRDLTAGMLDLYLSTISYRMNEVMKVLTIIATIFIPLTFIAGVYGMNFAYMPELELTIGYPATLLLMFAVSIMMLFYFRKKRWI